In Streptomyces sp. HUAS ZL42, the DNA window GATCACCACGCCCTTCGCCTGTGCCTCCGCGTACACCTGGTCGACGGCCTGCGAGGCGACCTCCGCGAGATCCACGGGCTTGCGCTCGACGATCTGGTTCTCGCTGCGGGCCAGCAGCAGCAGACCCTCCACGAGCTGCTCGCTGCGCTCGTTCGTGGCCAGCAGCGTCTTGCCGAGCTGCTGCAGCTCCGCGGGCGCGTTGGGATCGGAGAGGTGCACCTCGAGCAAGGTGCGGTTGATCGCGAGGGGCGTTCTCAGCTCGTGCGAGGCGTTGCCGACGAAGCGCTGCTGCGCGGTGAAGGCACGCTGGAGGCGCTCCAGCATGTCGTCGAAGGTGTCGGCCAGCTCCTTCAGCTCGTCGTCCGGGCCGTCCAGCTCGATACGGCGGGACAGGTCCGAGCCCGCCACCGAGCGCGCGGTGCGCAGGATCCGGCCGAGCGGGGACAGGACGCGGCCGGCCATGGCGTAGCCGAAGGCGAAAGCGATCACCGCGAGGCCGAGCAGGGCCAGCAGGGAGCGGCTGAGCAGGTCGTCCAGGGCGTGCTGGCGCTGGACGGCATCGCACCGCTTGAGGAACTCGTTGAACTCGCCCTGTGTGGTCGCCGTGTCCAGCTGGGGGCAGGTCGAACTGGTGATGTCGAGGTTGCTCCCGGTCACCTGGAACGACTGACCGCTTCCCTCATGGAGGGCCTGCGCGGCCAGCAGGTAGATGATCGACAGCAGCAGGATGCCCGCGATCAGGAACATGCCGCCGTACAGCAGCGTCAGCCGTATCCGGATGGTCGGGCGCAGCCAGGGGAACGGGGCCTGTGGCCTTCTGGGGTCCCATGTGGGCTTCGGGGGCGCCTGGGGAGGCGCGGGTGTCGCGGCCATGGTCGGGTCAGATCCGGTAGCCGGAGCCGGGGACGGTGACGATGACCGGAGGCTCACCCAACTTGCGGCGCAGGGTCATGACCGTCACACGCACGACATTCGTGAACGGGTCGGTGTTCTCGTCCCAGGCCTTCTCAAGAAGCTGCTCCGCGGACACGACCGCGCCCTCGCTGCGCATCAGCACCTCCAGGACGGCGAACTCCTTGGGCGCCAGCTGGACCTCCTTGCCGTCGCGGAAGACCTCGCGGCGGTTCGGGTCGAGCTTGATCCCCGCGCGCTCCAGCACGGGCGGCAGCGGCACGCTCGTACGGCGGCCCAGGGCACGCACGCGTGCCGTCAGCTCGCTGAACGCGAAAGGCTTGGGGAGATAGTCGTCGGCGCCGATCTCCAGACCCTCGACCCGGTCGCTGACGTCGCCGGACGCCGTCAGCATCAGCACGCGCGTGGGCATGCCCAGCTCGACGATCTTGCGGCAGACGTCGTCGCCGTGCACCAGCGGGAGGTCTCGGTCGAGGACGACCACGTCGTAGTCGTTGACGCCGATGCGCTCCAGGGCGGCCGCACCGTCGTACACGACGTCGACGGCCATGGCCTCCCGGCGCAGTCCGGTGGCCACCGCATCGGCGAGCAGCTGCTCGTCCTCGACGACGAGTACGCGCACGTCGCTTGTCCTTCCTGTGTCCACCCGCGTAGCGCTCCGTGAGCGCACGTGGGCAGGGCTTGGTGAGTGTGTTGACCTCCATCCTGCCCTTTTCGGCCATAAGTCGGCTGTAAGTCGGGTGAGCGCCCGTGGAGGAACCGTGCGGGACGCGGGAATGCGGGATTTTCTCGCGTGGTTGAGGTTTCCGCGGAAGGGAGCGGGGGGAGGACGGCATGTACACCCCGCGATCACGCTCTG includes these proteins:
- a CDS encoding sensor histidine kinase translates to MAATPAPPQAPPKPTWDPRRPQAPFPWLRPTIRIRLTLLYGGMFLIAGILLLSIIYLLAAQALHEGSGQSFQVTGSNLDITSSTCPQLDTATTQGEFNEFLKRCDAVQRQHALDDLLSRSLLALLGLAVIAFAFGYAMAGRVLSPLGRILRTARSVAGSDLSRRIELDGPDDELKELADTFDDMLERLQRAFTAQQRFVGNASHELRTPLAINRTLLEVHLSDPNAPAELQQLGKTLLATNERSEQLVEGLLLLARSENQIVERKPVDLAEVASQAVDQVYAEAQAKGVVIRGEQKPAVVQGNGVLLERIALNLVQNAVRYNVPEGGWVEVTTDVQHGQAVLVVSNTGPVVPAYEIDNLFEPFRRLRTERTGSDKGVGLGLSIVRSVARAHGGHISATPREGGGLVMRVTLPV
- a CDS encoding response regulator transcription factor translates to MRVLVVEDEQLLADAVATGLRREAMAVDVVYDGAAALERIGVNDYDVVVLDRDLPLVHGDDVCRKIVELGMPTRVLMLTASGDVSDRVEGLEIGADDYLPKPFAFSELTARVRALGRRTSVPLPPVLERAGIKLDPNRREVFRDGKEVQLAPKEFAVLEVLMRSEGAVVSAEQLLEKAWDENTDPFTNVVRVTVMTLRRKLGEPPVIVTVPGSGYRI